A stretch of Rhizobium sp. TH2 DNA encodes these proteins:
- a CDS encoding AraC family transcriptional regulator, producing MEKKSSFLESLHYVPDTMWTAAAYTIVRAGMVSAGPDYRVVRDRHVGQDILFCLSGGGTVETLGQRLEIGPGQLVWIANELPHAHYAHATNPWTLRWFRVDGPNTLALREKIFGDSEPIVSVAEPMVLQGWFDRLFLAMRGGGTGLDLRLNQFVGEFLSIVDTAVRGDGQGGSPEQLSAVLLAMRGDLGRSWSGKDLASLAGLSPSHIRRLFRKHLRTSPHQWLLRERLTHAQALISDSGMAMSEIAELCGFCDVYHFSREFKRSIGTPPATWRKREHGKVSYVSGG from the coding sequence ATGGAAAAGAAGTCGTCCTTCCTGGAGAGCCTGCATTACGTTCCCGACACGATGTGGACGGCTGCGGCCTACACGATCGTGCGGGCCGGCATGGTATCGGCCGGTCCGGACTACCGCGTGGTGCGGGACAGGCATGTAGGACAGGATATCCTGTTCTGCCTGAGCGGCGGCGGGACGGTCGAGACGCTCGGCCAGCGATTGGAAATCGGTCCGGGGCAGCTTGTATGGATCGCCAATGAACTGCCGCATGCACATTACGCACATGCGACGAACCCATGGACCTTGCGCTGGTTCCGGGTCGATGGACCAAACACGCTGGCGTTGCGCGAGAAAATATTCGGGGATTCCGAGCCGATCGTCAGCGTGGCGGAGCCGATGGTACTGCAGGGCTGGTTCGACCGTCTGTTCCTCGCCATGCGGGGCGGCGGCACCGGTCTCGATCTCCGGCTCAACCAGTTCGTTGGCGAATTTCTCTCGATCGTCGACACGGCGGTGCGCGGCGATGGACAGGGCGGATCGCCGGAACAGTTGAGCGCCGTGCTGCTGGCGATGCGCGGCGATTTGGGCCGTTCGTGGAGCGGCAAGGATCTCGCAAGCCTGGCTGGACTGAGCCCTTCACATATCAGGCGCCTGTTTCGCAAACACCTGCGCACCAGCCCGCATCAATGGCTGTTGCGCGAACGGCTGACGCATGCCCAGGCACTGATCTCAGATAGCGGAATGGCAATGTCCGAAATCGCCGAACTCTGCGGCTTTTGCGATGTCTATCACTTCAGCCGCGAGTTCAAACGCTCGATCGGCACGCCGCCGGCAACGTGGCGCAAACGCGAGCATGGCAAGGTGAGTTATGTTTCCGGCGGTTGA
- a CDS encoding phytanoyl-CoA dioxygenase family protein: protein MLTMNEAEAAAYIRDGYIIRSGLLTADEVDTFRSRARAQLEAESQTGAVMAKGDKEGKTTLLKMWNKAEDDQYGYLARDERLVDLAEDAIGKSIYLYSHKMTMKQPNEGGAWEWHQDFGYWYNYGCLAPEMMSIYVSLDKATRENGCLQVLKGTHKLGRLNHIRENDQTNVEQEHLEAALKRFEHVYVEMEAGDALIFDGNLLHRSDANRSNTYRWGYISSYNAVENAPFKRVREYGNYEALKKVPAGTFRNLPEQAA, encoded by the coding sequence ATGCTTACGATGAATGAAGCCGAGGCTGCGGCCTATATCAGGGATGGATATATCATCCGCTCCGGCCTGCTGACCGCCGACGAGGTCGACACCTTCCGCAGCCGGGCGCGAGCCCAGCTTGAAGCGGAGAGCCAGACCGGCGCCGTGATGGCCAAGGGCGACAAGGAAGGCAAGACGACCCTCCTCAAGATGTGGAACAAGGCCGAGGACGACCAATACGGCTACCTCGCCCGCGACGAACGTCTGGTGGACCTCGCCGAAGATGCGATCGGCAAGTCGATCTATCTCTACAGCCACAAGATGACCATGAAGCAGCCCAACGAAGGCGGCGCCTGGGAATGGCATCAGGATTTCGGTTACTGGTACAATTACGGCTGCCTCGCGCCCGAAATGATGAGCATCTACGTTTCGCTCGACAAGGCGACCCGGGAGAATGGCTGCCTGCAGGTGCTCAAGGGCACGCACAAACTCGGCCGCCTGAACCATATCCGCGAAAACGACCAGACCAATGTCGAGCAGGAACATCTCGAGGCGGCGCTGAAGCGCTTCGAGCACGTCTATGTCGAGATGGAAGCCGGCGACGCGCTGATTTTCGATGGCAACCTGCTGCACCGCTCGGATGCCAACCGCTCGAACACCTATCGCTGGGGCTATATCAGCTCCTACAACGCGGTGGAAAACGCGCCCTTCAAGCGTGTCCGCGAATACGGCAACTACGAGGCGCTCAAGAAGGTGCCGGCCGGCACGTTCCGGAACCTGCCCGAGCAGGCTGCCTGA
- a CDS encoding GntR family transcriptional regulator, whose protein sequence is MRSAVTDKSSNDLSAAQLMPVGRETVQDRVYSELRRALIGGMFEPSQVLTIRGLADALATSTMPVREAVGRLITEKALEALPNRSARVPPITIERMSDLLRTRILIEGEAIALATERMTGPDFARIEALLHEWDEMRALKQPKDVDREVTLNQRFHFEIYRSCGSSVLMPMIESLWLQSGPCIRVAIYAFSEAGEVDTAQYHRRIVSALATKDVDAAREALAADISRPFEYLRSKMLAEEKLREVSK, encoded by the coding sequence ATGCGATCAGCGGTAACCGACAAGAGTAGCAACGACCTCTCTGCCGCCCAGTTGATGCCGGTGGGGCGCGAGACCGTGCAGGATCGGGTCTATTCCGAGTTGCGGCGCGCGCTGATCGGCGGCATGTTCGAGCCGAGCCAGGTGCTGACGATCCGTGGTCTCGCCGATGCGCTCGCCACCAGCACCATGCCGGTGCGCGAGGCCGTCGGCCGGCTGATCACCGAAAAGGCGCTGGAGGCGCTGCCGAACCGCTCCGCCCGCGTGCCGCCGATTACGATCGAGCGCATGTCCGATCTGCTGCGCACCCGCATCCTGATCGAAGGCGAGGCGATTGCGCTCGCCACCGAACGCATGACCGGGCCGGATTTCGCGCGTATCGAGGCGCTGCTGCACGAATGGGACGAGATGCGCGCCCTCAAGCAGCCCAAGGACGTCGACCGCGAGGTGACGCTCAATCAGAGGTTCCACTTCGAGATCTACCGCTCCTGCGGCTCGTCCGTCCTGATGCCGATGATCGAGAGCCTGTGGCTGCAATCCGGCCCCTGCATCCGCGTGGCGATCTATGCCTTCTCGGAAGCGGGCGAGGTCGATACCGCCCAATATCATCGCCGCATCGTCAGTGCGCTCGCGACCAAGGATGTCGATGCCGCGCGAGAGGCGCTCGCCGCCGACATTTCCCGGCCGTTCGAATATCTGCGCAGCAAGATGCTCGCCGAGGAAAAGCTGAGGGAGGTGAGCAAATGA
- a CDS encoding DUF3830 family protein, translating to MMTRAILIEESRSGLSVKALLLDGKAPDNAAFLWEYLTEPRIVGGIHAMWTGPEISCPVPSDHLEGAAYAKPLPAENATLNPQPGDIVISYVPPRMWGGNPNAIFDIGLFYGAGARLLFPIGWLAGSVVAQVATEGRDHFAAACGVIRRNGACEVTFSRAEA from the coding sequence ATGATGACCCGTGCAATCCTGATCGAGGAATCGAGGTCCGGCCTTTCGGTCAAGGCGCTGCTGCTCGACGGTAAGGCGCCCGACAACGCAGCCTTCCTGTGGGAGTATCTCACTGAGCCCCGCATTGTCGGCGGTATCCATGCAATGTGGACGGGGCCGGAAATATCTTGCCCGGTCCCGTCTGATCATCTTGAGGGCGCGGCCTATGCAAAGCCGCTGCCGGCCGAGAATGCGACCCTCAATCCGCAGCCTGGCGATATCGTCATCTCCTACGTGCCGCCGCGCATGTGGGGCGGCAATCCGAACGCCATCTTCGACATCGGCCTTTTCTATGGCGCGGGCGCGCGATTGCTGTTCCCGATCGGCTGGCTCGCGGGCAGCGTCGTCGCCCAGGTGGCGACCGAGGGGCGGGACCATTTTGCGGCGGCCTGCGGCGTCATTCGCCGCAACGGCGCCTGCGAGGTTACATTCAGCCGGGCGGAGGCGTGA
- a CDS encoding sugar ABC transporter substrate-binding protein, with protein MKLRNLLLAAAIALVPVAAHAEQKLADFKLAERIKAKLDAGQKLDLYVSYQDVSNEFAPFLKAGVERASSEKNVNAKFIGPVGSDADGQINEIETLMGTMDGLAVSSVSTDALAPVIDRVLAAGIPVVTYNTDNPDSKRLAFAGQDLVQSGVEAGKLMAKVLDGKGKVMIVTLDAAAQWSLDREKGAREGLKAAGPNIEIVNTLNTGSDPQKIYSAIENAMLADPSITGLLSLECCSTPAAGTWVQRNNQTDKVKVVGFDLLDQTVELVGNGNIQATIDQAPEKQGYAAVDMLVTFLSGKPIDNLDTGVGIYTKENIAEMAKK; from the coding sequence ATGAAACTGAGAAATCTTCTTCTTGCCGCAGCCATTGCCCTCGTGCCGGTTGCAGCCCATGCCGAACAGAAACTGGCCGATTTCAAGCTGGCGGAGCGTATCAAGGCCAAGCTCGATGCCGGGCAGAAGCTCGATCTCTACGTCTCCTATCAGGACGTATCGAACGAATTCGCGCCTTTCCTGAAGGCAGGCGTCGAACGCGCCAGCAGCGAGAAAAACGTCAACGCCAAGTTCATCGGCCCGGTCGGCTCGGATGCTGACGGCCAGATCAACGAAATCGAGACCCTGATGGGCACGATGGACGGCCTTGCGGTTTCATCCGTTTCCACCGACGCGTTGGCACCAGTCATCGACCGCGTGCTGGCGGCCGGCATTCCGGTCGTCACCTACAACACGGATAACCCGGACAGCAAGCGTCTCGCCTTCGCGGGCCAGGATCTGGTGCAGTCCGGCGTTGAGGCCGGCAAGCTGATGGCCAAGGTGCTTGACGGCAAGGGCAAGGTAATGATCGTCACGCTCGATGCCGCCGCGCAATGGTCGCTCGACCGCGAAAAAGGTGCCCGCGAAGGCCTGAAGGCTGCCGGTCCCAATATCGAGATCGTCAACACGCTGAACACGGGCAGCGATCCGCAGAAGATCTATTCCGCGATCGAAAACGCCATGCTCGCCGATCCGAGCATCACGGGCCTCCTGTCGCTTGAATGCTGCTCGACGCCGGCCGCCGGCACATGGGTCCAGCGCAACAACCAGACCGACAAGGTCAAGGTTGTGGGCTTCGACCTTCTCGACCAGACCGTGGAACTGGTCGGCAACGGCAATATCCAGGCGACGATCGACCAGGCGCCTGAAAAGCAGGGCTATGCTGCAGTCGACATGCTGGTGACATTCCTTAGCGGCAAGCCGATCGACAATCTCGATACCGGCGTCGGCATCTATACCAAGGAAAACATCGCCGAAATGGCGAAGAAATAG
- a CDS encoding aldo/keto reductase gives MSRTFQLTPDYAISRVIRGGWQLAGGHGAIDRAQAVDDLIAAFDAGIKTYDCADIYTGVEELIGAARLKLASERGLDVAASMKVHTKLVPDLEILPRISRDYIRGIVEQSLKRLKTERLDLVQFHWWDYAHSGYVDAMGWLDEMRAEGKVRNLGTTNFDAPRLAEIIGAGVPLVSQQLQYSVLDQRPTHYVAELAARHGFKFLCYGSVAGGFLSDRWLGQPEPDMNLENRSLVKYKLIIDDFGGWDLFQELLRALRSVADRHGVDIATIASAWVLTREHVAAVIVGARNQSHALANAGIMDIVLSGEDLAEIGAVVGRSTGPEGDVYTLERDRKGRHGSIMHYNLNAGKK, from the coding sequence ATGAGCAGGACCTTCCAACTCACGCCGGACTATGCGATTTCCCGCGTCATCCGTGGCGGATGGCAGCTCGCGGGCGGACATGGCGCGATCGATCGCGCACAGGCGGTCGATGATCTGATCGCCGCCTTCGATGCCGGGATCAAGACCTATGACTGCGCCGATATCTATACCGGCGTCGAGGAATTGATCGGTGCGGCGCGTCTCAAGCTCGCCTCGGAACGCGGGCTGGATGTCGCCGCCAGCATGAAGGTGCATACCAAGCTGGTGCCGGATCTCGAAATCCTGCCGCGCATCAGCCGCGACTATATCAGGGGCATCGTCGAGCAGTCGCTGAAGCGTCTGAAGACCGAGCGGCTCGACCTCGTCCAGTTCCATTGGTGGGATTATGCCCATAGCGGCTATGTCGATGCGATGGGCTGGCTTGACGAGATGCGTGCCGAAGGCAAGGTCCGCAATCTGGGAACCACCAATTTCGATGCGCCGCGGCTTGCCGAGATCATCGGAGCGGGCGTGCCGCTGGTGAGCCAGCAGCTGCAATATTCGGTGCTCGACCAGCGGCCGACGCACTATGTAGCCGAACTCGCCGCCCGCCACGGATTCAAGTTCCTGTGCTATGGCTCGGTTGCCGGCGGCTTCCTCAGCGACCGGTGGCTCGGCCAGCCGGAGCCGGATATGAATCTCGAAAACCGATCGCTCGTCAAATACAAGCTCATCATCGACGACTTCGGTGGCTGGGATCTCTTCCAGGAACTGCTGCGGGCGCTCCGGAGCGTGGCCGACCGTCACGGCGTCGATATCGCCACGATCGCGAGCGCCTGGGTTCTCACCCGCGAGCATGTCGCCGCCGTCATTGTCGGCGCTCGCAACCAGAGCCACGCACTGGCCAATGCCGGCATCATGGACATCGTGCTTTCCGGCGAGGATCTCGCCGAGATCGGCGCCGTCGTCGGCCGGAGCACCGGCCCGGAAGGGGACGTCTATACGCTGGAGCGCGACCGGAAGGGTCGCCACGGCTCGATCATGCACTACAACCTCAATGCGGGGAAGAAATGA
- a CDS encoding ABC transporter ATP-binding protein, translating into MTRPVLEVSDLVAGYEPGVPIVRGASIRVDRGEIVVVLGPNGAGKSSLIKAIAGLVPVSGGTVLLDGDDITTLPAHQMVRRGLAFVPQTENIFPLMSVEDNLRTAGGILKPKVAAERIERMYETFPDLRNFRRTSAGNLSGGQRQMLAVARALIVEPKLLVLDEPSAGLSPKLVSMVFAMLSDIRGAGMTILLVEQNARAALAIGDRAYVLVEGREAHEGVASELWNDPVVAELYLGQRAHQPSGGQP; encoded by the coding sequence ATGACGCGGCCCGTGCTTGAGGTTTCCGACCTGGTCGCCGGCTACGAGCCGGGCGTACCCATCGTGCGCGGCGCATCGATCCGTGTCGATCGCGGCGAGATCGTCGTCGTGCTCGGCCCCAACGGCGCCGGAAAGTCGAGCCTGATCAAGGCGATCGCCGGCTTGGTTCCGGTCTCCGGCGGCACGGTCCTGCTCGATGGCGACGATATCACGACGCTGCCCGCTCATCAGATGGTGCGCCGTGGCCTCGCCTTCGTGCCGCAGACCGAGAACATTTTCCCGCTGATGAGCGTCGAGGACAATCTCCGCACCGCCGGCGGCATTCTGAAGCCGAAGGTCGCCGCCGAGCGCATCGAGCGCATGTACGAGACTTTTCCTGACCTCAGGAACTTCCGCCGCACGAGCGCCGGCAATCTCTCGGGGGGCCAGCGGCAGATGCTCGCCGTCGCCCGCGCCTTGATCGTCGAGCCGAAGCTGCTCGTGCTCGACGAGCCCTCGGCCGGCCTCTCGCCAAAGCTCGTCTCCATGGTTTTCGCGATGCTGAGCGACATTCGCGGCGCGGGAATGACCATCCTGCTCGTCGAGCAGAATGCCAGGGCCGCGCTCGCCATCGGCGACCGTGCCTATGTGCTGGTAGAGGGCCGAGAGGCCCACGAGGGCGTGGCCTCGGAACTCTGGAACGACCCCGTCGTCGCGGAGCTCTATCTCGGCCAGCGCGCCCACCAGCCATCGGGAGGCCAGCCATGA
- a CDS encoding ABC transporter substrate-binding protein — translation MKKTLLQLTAALLLAGTAGIANAADCKVTVGLVMELTGPAGEYGQAGAKSVEMAFRDINDAGGVLGCDLVTDTRDSQSAGNIAVDAATQLVQVKKVPLVIGGIISSVSIPILTSVTGPAKIVQISPASSSPTLTALAREGKTNGIFFRTITSDALQGIAAAKYAVDSGFKKLAIVHVNNDFGVNMVAEFSRAYKALGGTIVSVTPYNEKQSSYASEVTAAMGGEPDGLYLVSTPVDGATIARTWISQGGVQKFLLNDGMNSPDFIESVGAEYLNEAHGTSSGTNPTKSTDYFMKNYKDFSGIEPSNPAADRSYDAGAIAGLAIAIAGSQDPAKIKDAISKVVDPTGTPIYAGKEEFAKALKLISEGKPIKYEGVIGPVSFDKYGDITGPFRLWKIKDGKVETTGEMTTEQVDELMKKIN, via the coding sequence ATGAAGAAGACACTGCTTCAATTGACCGCCGCACTGCTGCTCGCCGGCACCGCAGGCATTGCCAATGCCGCTGATTGCAAGGTCACCGTCGGGCTGGTGATGGAACTGACGGGGCCTGCCGGCGAATATGGCCAGGCCGGCGCCAAATCCGTCGAGATGGCTTTCCGCGACATCAACGATGCCGGCGGCGTGCTGGGCTGCGATCTCGTCACCGATACGCGCGACAGCCAGAGCGCGGGCAACATCGCGGTCGATGCCGCGACGCAGCTCGTCCAGGTCAAGAAGGTACCGCTCGTCATCGGCGGCATCATCTCGTCCGTGTCGATCCCGATCCTGACCTCGGTCACCGGGCCTGCCAAGATCGTGCAGATCTCGCCGGCCTCGTCCTCGCCGACGCTGACGGCACTGGCCCGCGAAGGCAAGACCAACGGCATCTTCTTCCGCACGATCACGTCGGATGCGCTGCAGGGCATTGCCGCCGCAAAATACGCTGTTGACAGCGGCTTCAAGAAGCTCGCGATCGTCCATGTCAACAACGACTTCGGCGTCAACATGGTGGCCGAGTTCTCGCGTGCCTACAAGGCGCTCGGCGGCACGATCGTTTCAGTCACGCCCTATAACGAAAAGCAGTCGAGCTATGCCTCGGAAGTCACCGCCGCGATGGGCGGCGAGCCCGACGGCCTTTACCTCGTGAGCACGCCTGTCGATGGCGCGACCATCGCGCGTACCTGGATTTCGCAGGGCGGGGTCCAGAAGTTCCTGCTCAATGACGGCATGAACAGCCCGGATTTCATTGAATCGGTCGGCGCCGAATATCTCAACGAGGCGCACGGCACGTCATCGGGTACCAACCCGACCAAGTCGACCGACTATTTCATGAAGAACTACAAGGACTTCTCCGGCATCGAGCCGTCGAACCCTGCCGCCGACCGCTCCTATGACGCCGGCGCCATAGCCGGACTCGCAATCGCGATCGCCGGCTCCCAAGACCCGGCCAAGATCAAGGACGCGATCAGCAAGGTGGTCGATCCCACTGGTACGCCGATCTATGCCGGCAAGGAGGAATTCGCCAAGGCACTCAAGCTGATCAGTGAAGGCAAGCCGATCAAGTACGAAGGCGTCATCGGCCCGGTCAGCTTCGACAAATATGGCGACATCACCGGCCCGTTCCGGCTCTGGAAGATCAAGGACGGCAAGGTCGAGACCACAGGCGAAATGACCACCGAGCAGGTCGATGAACTGATGAAGAAGATCAACTAA
- a CDS encoding ABC transporter ATP-binding protein, whose amino-acid sequence MSPGEARRVEPPGSAVLSARNVIRRFGGLHAVNDVTFDVRQGEILGLIGPNGAGKTTMFDLLAGSLPPTSGHIVLNGVDVSREMPHRRIGRGLGRTFQIPRPLANLSLVENVMLAAQNQTGEKLLANFLNPFRVAAEERAAETKAMELLDLLLLSRLAHEPARVLSGGQRKLLELARVMMADPAIILLDEPAAGVNATLLEVIMDRIREINARGVTFLLIEHNIDMVTRLCHRVLVMASGQLIAEGTASEVARDPRVIEAYLGGAA is encoded by the coding sequence ATGAGTCCAGGGGAAGCGAGAAGGGTGGAGCCGCCAGGTTCCGCCGTGCTGAGCGCAAGAAACGTCATCCGGCGCTTCGGCGGCCTTCATGCCGTCAACGACGTGACCTTCGATGTCCGCCAAGGCGAAATCCTGGGCTTGATCGGTCCGAATGGCGCCGGCAAGACCACGATGTTCGACCTGCTCGCCGGTAGCCTGCCGCCGACATCGGGCCACATCGTCCTCAATGGCGTCGACGTGTCGCGCGAGATGCCGCACCGTCGCATCGGGCGTGGCCTCGGACGGACCTTCCAGATCCCGCGGCCGCTCGCCAACCTGAGCCTCGTGGAAAATGTCATGCTCGCCGCGCAGAACCAGACCGGCGAGAAGCTGCTCGCCAATTTCCTCAATCCCTTCCGTGTCGCCGCCGAGGAGCGCGCGGCCGAGACGAAGGCGATGGAACTGCTCGATCTGTTGCTGCTTTCGCGTCTCGCCCACGAGCCGGCGCGCGTGCTCTCCGGCGGGCAGCGCAAGCTGCTCGAACTGGCGCGCGTGATGATGGCCGACCCCGCGATCATCCTTCTCGATGAGCCGGCGGCAGGCGTCAACGCCACGCTGCTTGAAGTGATCATGGACCGCATTCGCGAGATCAACGCGCGCGGCGTTACTTTCCTGCTTATCGAGCACAATATCGATATGGTCACCCGCCTCTGCCATCGCGTGCTGGTCATGGCGAGTGGGCAATTGATCGCCGAGGGGACGGCAAGCGAGGTCGCCCGCGATCCCCGCGTCATCGAGGCCTATCTCGGAGGCGCGGCATGA
- a CDS encoding ABC transporter permease, with the protein MADTVRTGAQAPAVDRLSLARLLRAREAGVFIALLVLCLFLSFATDSFLTSLNLLNVGRQVSLLGIMAVGMTFVLISGEVDLSVGSTYAMSGLATGMLIVLGWSLMPAMTVGLAVGIAIGVINGVLSTYGRLPSLIATLGMLSVVRGAALLMTSGQPVTVNVRKGAVPEVFDTFTAMGQGYLFTIIPMQLVFFIIVAVIAWIILSYTNFGFRIFAVGGSAKAARVSGISVNRVKICAFVLMGFLAALAGILSMAFLPSGQAGRTGLGLELDVIAATIVGGASLSGGEGTILGTILGVLIIGVMRNGLVLMGVSPFVQELMIGLVIIIAVGIDKWSSRKAS; encoded by the coding sequence ATGGCCGATACGGTCAGGACCGGCGCACAGGCGCCAGCTGTCGACCGGCTCTCGCTCGCACGCCTGCTGCGAGCGCGGGAAGCAGGCGTGTTCATCGCTCTGCTGGTGCTCTGTCTTTTCCTGTCTTTCGCGACGGACAGCTTCCTCACATCGTTGAATTTGCTCAATGTCGGCCGGCAGGTGTCCCTGCTCGGCATCATGGCCGTCGGTATGACCTTCGTGCTGATATCAGGCGAAGTCGATCTTTCGGTCGGCTCGACCTATGCGATGTCGGGCCTGGCGACTGGCATGCTGATCGTGCTCGGATGGTCGCTGATGCCAGCGATGACGGTCGGACTTGCCGTAGGCATAGCGATCGGCGTGATAAACGGCGTGCTTTCGACCTATGGGCGGCTGCCGTCGCTGATCGCCACGCTCGGTATGCTGAGCGTGGTGCGGGGTGCCGCGCTGCTGATGACCAGCGGCCAGCCGGTGACCGTCAATGTCCGCAAGGGTGCGGTGCCCGAAGTGTTCGACACGTTCACCGCCATGGGGCAGGGCTACCTCTTCACGATCATTCCGATGCAGCTCGTTTTCTTCATTATCGTCGCCGTCATCGCCTGGATCATCCTGTCCTACACCAATTTCGGCTTCCGCATCTTTGCCGTCGGCGGTAGCGCCAAGGCGGCCCGCGTTTCGGGCATCTCCGTCAACAGGGTCAAGATCTGCGCCTTCGTACTGATGGGTTTCCTCGCCGCGCTCGCGGGCATTCTCAGCATGGCCTTCCTGCCAAGCGGGCAGGCGGGTCGCACCGGCCTTGGCCTCGAACTCGATGTCATCGCCGCGACGATCGTCGGAGGCGCTTCGCTCTCCGGCGGCGAAGGCACCATTCTCGGTACCATCCTCGGTGTGCTGATCATCGGCGTGATGCGCAATGGGCTGGTGCTGATGGGCGTATCGCCCTTCGTACAGGAACTGATGATCGGCCTGGTGATCATCATCGCGGTCGGCATCGACAAATGGAGTTCGCGAAAAGCCAGCTGA
- a CDS encoding branched-chain amino acid ABC transporter permease, which translates to MNLQFIVDGLLTGSMIGLGAIGVTLTYSILRFSNFAHGDFMAWGTYATLAVVSAIGAIFGKFAPIGALSFGWPLIVAVILGAAITGLLALALDIVLFARLRSRGQAIIVVMASFGASMALRSLLEFIFTSRPAYFSKAIQMAMPVGLGIRVTPDQVALLIVIAALVTATHLLMTRTQTGRSMRAVSQNMALARVVGIDVAKVVRVTWMLGGALACVAGVMIGILVQVRPLMGFDMLLPMFAAAILGGIGSVTGAVLGGLIIGLAEAAAVQLIGAEWRAAISFIILMGVLFVRPIGIFGVRER; encoded by the coding sequence ATGAACCTGCAATTCATTGTCGATGGCCTGCTGACGGGCTCGATGATCGGCCTCGGCGCCATCGGCGTCACGCTCACCTATTCCATCCTGCGCTTCTCCAACTTCGCCCATGGCGACTTCATGGCCTGGGGCACCTATGCGACGCTCGCTGTCGTCAGCGCCATCGGCGCGATATTCGGAAAGTTCGCGCCGATCGGCGCGCTCTCCTTCGGTTGGCCGCTGATCGTCGCCGTCATCCTCGGCGCCGCGATCACCGGCCTGCTGGCACTGGCACTTGACATCGTCCTTTTCGCCCGCCTCAGGTCACGCGGACAGGCGATCATCGTCGTGATGGCGAGCTTCGGCGCGTCGATGGCTCTGCGCAGCCTGCTCGAATTCATCTTCACCTCGCGGCCGGCCTATTTCAGCAAGGCGATCCAGATGGCGATGCCGGTTGGATTGGGCATCCGCGTCACGCCCGACCAGGTCGCGCTTCTCATCGTCATCGCCGCACTGGTCACCGCCACACACCTGCTGATGACACGCACCCAGACGGGACGATCGATGCGGGCCGTCAGCCAGAACATGGCGCTCGCCCGGGTCGTGGGCATCGATGTCGCCAAGGTCGTCCGGGTCACCTGGATGCTCGGCGGTGCACTTGCCTGCGTTGCCGGCGTCATGATCGGCATCCTGGTGCAGGTCCGGCCGCTGATGGGCTTCGACATGCTGCTGCCGATGTTCGCCGCGGCCATTCTCGGCGGCATCGGTTCGGTCACCGGCGCTGTTCTCGGCGGGCTGATCATCGGCCTCGCAGAGGCCGCCGCCGTCCAGTTGATCGGTGCCGAATGGCGCGCCGCGATCTCCTTCATCATCCTGATGGGAGTGCTCTTCGTGCGGCCGATCGGAATTTTCGGAGTGAGGGAACGATGA
- a CDS encoding TIGR04076 family protein — MSGIDDGFELYDLRVEAVIPEGKPIYCGARPGDYFELRGEMLSMPADQGFSIYSISAVLPLLAAKQRETHPNDWMTSDAEIACPDPNCGSRLRIVRLGKRRFSHAETTAVPLPTERESR, encoded by the coding sequence ATGAGCGGCATCGATGACGGTTTCGAGCTCTACGACCTCCGGGTCGAGGCGGTGATCCCAGAGGGCAAGCCGATCTATTGCGGCGCCAGGCCAGGCGACTATTTCGAGTTGCGTGGCGAGATGTTGTCGATGCCGGCAGACCAGGGCTTTTCCATCTATTCGATCTCGGCGGTGCTGCCGCTCCTCGCCGCCAAGCAGCGCGAGACGCACCCGAACGACTGGATGACCTCGGATGCCGAGATCGCCTGCCCGGACCCCAATTGCGGCAGCCGCCTCAGGATCGTCCGGCTCGGCAAGCGGCGGTTCAGCCATGCCGAGACGACGGCTGTGCCATTGCCTACTGAAAGAGAATCACGATGA